One window from the genome of Crassostrea angulata isolate pt1a10 chromosome 2, ASM2561291v2, whole genome shotgun sequence encodes:
- the LOC128172195 gene encoding uncharacterized protein LOC128172195, with amino-acid sequence MEGGEKKSRGRRAILSESEKKRRRKDVLSNINKTRIYIGCEIDRWNKLRETLEGKTHMETARFLLDHYESTKPVRPIDPSVSPCFNTVGGNVTPFRPGPIQPSKFDPKLTSTPGTDPLHTLTDAVNNESFGCMSGVEEMGASDSELEHSLDINSKECTSKKISLGSSFVDPFSITIDMSEPDVQEEDSSDEDYEPSITINLKDELEDVSSDKDESSDSEEESDEEFNPELFNVGQGINHITSANDVNDAIQNVFMVFEDQLLSLANTVVPMTCTSEGCLSRVELSTECVGSAVYIHWKCMNGHKIHSWCSQPLLNKRLHAGDLLSAASILLSGNNYQKIAHFAKFLRLPFLCATTFSKIQKTYLIPAVDEYWCNHQENILANFRGRDIAILGDGRMDSPGHNAQYCTYTFMENSTKQILCVITMDKRMTDRKSTNLEKACFVKGLQFLLQNDIQVIEVITDEHLQISALMKKEYPQIKHSYDVWHGTKNLTKKLVATGQERGNRLLLPWIKDIVNHFWYSSKKAETYEEFIGIWFGILHHIVDEHQWVLPYSTSGVNGCEHDDLEEHKYRESKEYIQKGSLTHETLRSIIMDKRLLNKIPYFLNFRSTAELETFQSLILMYTSKRESHKPPAYRVRNRLAALDYNIHIDRPVLLNKNGEIRRQRIYSKRTSVWYYYPVKEGKGYPHIPQLMVEIVRKRLLDHIGMNRVVPLEPDDPRWLSSTLAPIPPPPTEKIATELKSRFQ; translated from the exons ATGGAGGGCGGTGAGAAAAAAAGTAGAGGTAGGAGGGCGATTTTAAGCGAATCGGAAAAGAAAAGACGAAGGAAAGATGTTTTATCcaacataaataaaacaagaatatatatcgGCTGTGAAATCGATCGTTGGAATAAACTTCGGGAGACGCTAGAGGGAAAAACACACATGGAAACAGCACGATTTCTTCTGGACCA TTATGAATCTACGAAGCCTGTCCGTCCAATTGATCCAAGTGTATCGCCATGTTTTAACACCGTTGGCGGTAATGTTACACCTTTCCGACCTGGACCAATCCAACCATCAAAATTCGACCCTAAACTAACATCAACTCCTGGAACTGATCCCTTGCACACCCTAACAGATGCAGTGAACAA TGAGTCTTTTGGCTGCATGTCAGGAGTTGAAGAGATGGGAGCATCAGACTCAGAACTTGAACATAGTTTAGACATCAATTCGAAGGAGTGTACATCAAAGAAAATCAGTCTTGGAAGTAGTTTTGTGGACCCCTTTTC AATCACCATTGACATGTCTGAACCTGATGTTCAAGAAGAAGATTCATCAGACGAAGACTATGAACCAAGCATCACaatcaatttaaa GGATGAGCTCGAGGATGTCAGTTCAGACAAGGATGAATCCTCAGACAGTGAGGAGGAGTCTGATGAAGAATTCAATCCAGAGTTGTTTAATGTAGGACAAGGCATAAACCATATAACTTCAGCAAATGATGTCAATGATGCCATACAGAATGTTTTTATGGTTTTTGAAGACCAGCTATTATCCCTGGCAAACACTGTGGTGCCCATGACTTGTACCTCAGAGGGTTGTTTATCCAGAGTTGAGCTGTCTACAGAGTGTGTGGGTTCAGCTGTTTACATTCATTGG aaatGTATGAATGGTCACAAAATTCATTCATGGTGCTCACAGCCTCTACTGAACAAACGTCTCCATGCAGGAGATCTCCTCTCAGCAGCCAGCATATTACTGTCAGGCaataattatcagaaaattgCACATTTTGCGAAATTTTTGCGACTGCCATTTCTATGTGCCACTACATTTAGCAAGATACAAAAGACCTATTTAATCCCAGCTGTGGATGAGTATTGGTGTAATCATCAGGAGAATATACTTGCAAACTTTCGAGGAAGGGATATTGCCATTCTTG gAGACGGACGGATGGATAGTCCTGGCCATAATGCCCAATATTGCACATACACGTTCATGGAAAACAGCACAAAGCAGATTCTTTGTGTGATTACAATGGACAAAAGGATGACTGATCGCAAAAGTACTAATCTGGAAAAGGCATGTTTTGTTAAAGGACTACAGTTTCTTCTTCAAAATGACATACAGGTGATAGAGGTTATCACTGATGAGCATTTGCAGATATCTGCCCTTATGA AGAAAGAATATCCTCAAATAAAGCATTCATATGATGTATGGCACGGTACGAAGAATTTGACAAAGAAGTTGGTGGCT ACAGGACAGGAAAGAGGGAACAGACTCCTACTGCCTTGGATTAAAGACATTGTCAACCATTTTTGGTACTCTTCAAAGAAAGCTGAAACATACGAGGAATTtatt GGAATTTGGTTTGGCATTCTTCATCACATTGTTGACGAACATCAGTGGGTGTTACCCTATTCAACTAGTGGTGTAAATGGCTGTGAGCATGATGATTTGGAGGAACACAAGTATAGAGAGTCTAAGGAATACATTCAGAAGGGTAGTCTTACCCACGAAACATTGAGGAGCATTATCATGGACAAGAGATTACTCAAcaagattccttattttttaaattttcg AAGCACAGCGGAACTGGAAACATTTCAAAGTTTAATCCTTATGTACACCTCTAAGAGAGAGTCACACAAACCGCCAGCATATAGGGTTAGGAACAGACTGGCAGCTTTGGATTACAACATTCACATTGACAGACCAGTCTTGCTGAACAAAAATGGAGAAATTAG AAGGCAGAGGATTTATAGCAAAAGGACTTCAGTGTGGTACTATTACCCTGTGAAAGAAGGAAAGGGATACCCCCATATACCCCAGCTTATGGTGGAAATTGTGAGGAAAAGATTGTTGGATCATATTGGGATGAACAGGGTTGTACCCCTCGAGCCTGATGATCCCCGATGGCTGTCAAGTACATTAGCACCTATTCCACCACCACCAACTGAAAAAATTGCCACAGAGCTGAAGTCAAGATTTCAGTAA